From Demequina capsici:
GCTACTACGACAACGACCTCGCCGCGTCGGTGACCCAACACGGTGTCACCACGACCTACAGCCTGGATGCCCTGCAACGGCGTGCGACCGCGTCGACGACGTCGAGCTCGGGCACGACCACCCTCGTGCGTCACTACGCGGATCAGTCGGACAGTCCTTCGTGGGCGGTCGCGACCGACACCACCGGCAACGTGTCGACGTCTTGGTATGGGTCGTCGCTGGGTGGTGACTTGGGAATCACCCTCACTGATGGGGTCGCGCAGGTCCAGTTGTCCGATATCCATGGTGATGTCGCACTGCCGGTCACCGTGAGCGCCGACGGCACCGTCACCGATGTCGGCGGGTATAGCGACTTCGACGAATACGGCAACCCCGTCACCATCACCACCGACCCTGACACCGGAGTCATCGCCTACGGGTGGCTCGGAGCGAAGGAACGCGCCACCGACACCACCGGGCTGCTACTCATGGGAGTCCGCCTCTACAACCCCGTCACAGGGTCGTTCACCAGCGTGGATCCCGTCCCCGGAGGCAACGCCACCGCCTACACCTACCCCCAAGACCCCATCAACAAATACGACACCTCAGGCAAGAACTGGTGGTCAAAGATCAAGAAGGGCCTAAGAGCTACGGGGGCGTGGCTCGATCGCAACGCAGGGACTATCGGACTGGTGCTATCAGTCGTAGGAATGTTCACTTGCAGCATTTGTGCAGGTATCGCTCTTGCTGGACTCATCGTGGGGGCCTACTCGGCAGCTCGGACTTGCGCGGGCAACCTCCGGTCCATTGACTGTGGCCTCGGTGTCGCGTCTACTGTGGCGGGCGGCTCCGGGATGCTGTTCGGAAAGATTGGGAGGGGGCTCATGAGTGCCGGTCGAGCGCGGATCGCCGCGAATGGGGGTCGGAGCGTCGTACCTCACATCTATCACTCGGTTGTGGGTCGAGCGACCGTACAGGTCGGTCGTGCAGCGCGCCATGGTGGCAACGCTCTCGGCTGGAGCTCGAACGCAATGTCAGCGGGTTCTGCGTGGCATTCGAGGCGAGGCTAGCCATGTCGGTTAGGCGCGTCGGCGCTGATGTCTCGGTTCGCATGAACTTGCTCGAACGCATCGGCGGATTCTTCTTCGGCTCCGCGCCCTCGCTTCACATGACTGATGTTGAGTGGGTTGCCGCGGTCGGACGGCTACATGTCGACGATGCGACACAGTTCGTTCGCTTCAGCCAGTTGGGGTCGGTGAATCTGTCCGCGACGTGGGGCTATATCGACCTGCATGGTCGCTCGAACTACGACCGTGGCAGAGCGTACGTCCGAGTTCGCTACCGCAAGCCAGCGTATGTTGTCAAAGCTCAGTCCGGCGGTTCGTGGACTTTGCTCTTGTTCTCGAGCTCGCAGGGTGCGGCGCTGCTGCAAGAGATCTGCGCCGCGAACCCACGTGTGCAAGTCAGAGATGTGCAATCAGTGCTCCCATATCGCCTTCACAAGTGACGCATGGTGAACGCGCACCCGATCGGCCTAGAGCCTCAATGGGCGGGCCTGACGTGTGTGACCAAGACGGGAGAGGCGACGCCCACAGTGCCTGCGGTACGCACCACCGGGTACTCGATGCTGCTGGCACCCACCACCACCGTCGAGTCCCTCGGGACGGTCACGCGCACCACCACGACCGCGTATCTGGCGGATGGTCGGACCGCGTCGTCGTCGACCGCGACGGCCGGGCTGGCGTCGTCCCAGGCGCTGCCGACCACCGACTACGTGTATGACCCGGTGACGGGTCTGCAGACCGCCACAAAGTCCGTCGATGCGGCTGGAGTTACCATCTCGAGCGTGTCTATCGGGTATGACCGGTGGGGTCGCACCGTCACCTACACCGACACTGACGGCACAGTGATCTCGACCGCGAAGAAACTCGATACCGCGTCGGGCACGTATCCGGCCTACAAGTTCAGTGCGGCCTGCGACGCGGCGGGGAACATGATCGTGTGGGCCATGCCCGGTGGTGTCGCGCAGACAGCCAGGGGCGCGCTGGCCGGCACGGACCGTCCCGGTCAATGGATCTCGGGGCAGACCCAAGGTCGCGCGGGGTGCGGCGGTCAGTGTTCTGTTCGTCGGGTTCGGGTTCGGGTTCGGTGTCGGCAAGGGGCTTGAGGCCGCTGCACCCGCTGGCGGAGCGGTGGGGCGCGCCGCGACGATCACCGTGAATGCCCACACGGGAGCGCCTGGCCTGATCTGTTCGACGTCGAGGAGATGCTAGGACTGTGATGAACACAGAGGTGCTTGGGGTGCGACGTATCTGGTGTACATCGGTCGGCCTTCGCATGATCGTTCTGATGGCTGACTATCCCAGTGCGCTCGTTATTGCACTGGTGGCGGTGAGTGTCGATCGTGCGGCACGCGATGTCTCTGGTGTGCTGGTGTTTGGGACTGTGGCGGTGTTGATGACGGCGTGGGCGTCTGCGGCGGCGTTTCGTGCGCGGGTCGTGGTCGACGGGGAGTCGTTGGTGGTGGTGAATACGTGGGTGACGTTTCGGTATCCGCGGACGGCGATTGCGGGGGTGGCGTCGGACGGGTTGTCGTTCCTTCGGGTCGATTTCACGGACGGGTCGAGTCGGCGGTGTTGGGCGATCCAGGCGACGAATCTGATGTTGATGCTGCGTCGTCGCACGAGGGTGGACAAGGTCGCTGACGAGATCCTCGAAGCGCTCGGTGGTGAGCGTCGGGTGGTGTCGAGTGAACCGTTCGAGGTGGCGAGGTCGTGGTCGGGGTTGCCGATCCACGCGTGGGTGCTGATCGCGATCTACCTGGCGATGGTCGTGCAATGGTTCGCCACCACGTGACAGCAATGACGGCCGGGCTTTCAATCGCGAGGATGTTGGGACGTGCTATGTGTGGTACGGCTGCCATGAGGATCGGCGCCGTCAGCACCGCTTATGCGAGCGGCAAGGGGAAGACGGCCGACTGTGCGGTCGGCGTGGCGACTCTCCTCACCGGTGCCGCAGGCATGAAGACCGTCGCACGGGCGCGAGACTCCTGGAGAGCGGCGAGGTTCGGATCAGCGGCGCCGTCGCCAAGGGGTTCGTGAGGCGGGCGTGGAACGTGAAGGTCGACCAACTAACGATGTGACCTGGAGCTGCGGTCGTTCGGAGTGGAAAGCGCATCGGTTGGTACACGGTTGGAGCGTCAGCGGCCGCTGTCGCCAGTTCTCATTGGAGGTGACACGCAGTGCTCGCGATCACTGAGAGTTCGGTGTCCTTGCGGGTTGGGTTGTGGTGGCGTCTGGGCCTGCCCTATTTGAGTTCGAGTCCGCGTACCGCCACGGCGGATGTGGTGGCCTTCGGGGTGGTTCCAGATGCGTCCGATGCCGACGTCTTCAGGCTTGTGCGACCACACTGGAGCGTTCTCGTGGGGTCTTACGCGAGCGTTGTGCGTGCTGACGCGAGGGCGACGTCAATTGTGAGCGGCGGTCGCGCCTTTGTTCGGGTGTGGCCGAGGCGTGATGCGGTGGTTGTTCGCATGCGCCAGGGCGGGAAGTGGTCGTTGTTCATGACGACTGAGCGGCAAGCTGAGGCCAAGCTGGAGCTGCTTCGCCGCCACTGTCCCAGCGCCCGCGAGCTGGCTCCAGGTGAGCTTTTCAGTGCAACGCGTGAGCGGTGACAGGTCGTGGTGTCGGTGATGTAACACCACCACCACGACCGCATATCTGGCGGATGGTCGGAGCGACCTTGTCGAGCGTGTCTACCGGCGATGGCCGGTGGGGTCGCTCCGTCACGTGCACCGACACTGACGGCACTGTGACCTCGACCGCGAAGAAGCTCGACACCGCGTCGGGCACGTATCCGGCCTACACGTTCAGCGCGGCCTGCGACGCGGCGGGGAACATGATCGTGTGGGCCATGCCCGGTGGTGTCACGCAGACAGCCAGCGGCACGCTGGCCGGCACGGACCGTCCCGGTCAATCGATGTTGGGGCAGACCCGTACGCGTGAAGCACCGAAGGTCGGTCTTGGTGGTCAAGGCACGGGCCGGAGGCGTGTGGGCCATGTTGTTGGTCTCGCAGCGCAATGGCGATGAGCTGATCGAGGCGATCCGGCGGGCGAATCCGGCGGTTGAGGTGAGGGATGCGCGGGACGTCATCCCAACGCGCCTCTACAAATGAAGGGGGCGGCGCGATGCCGTGATCGACGATGGCCATGAGTTCACGGCGTAGACGTATGGCGGCATGAATGCTGGGGGCCCGTTTGATAGGCCAGCAGTCGGCGTCGGAGCCGTGGCCGGTGGCACCATCGGGAAGAGGCTGCATGGTGGCGCCGCCCGTGCGGTGCGCTATGGTGGCTCGTATGCGTGCACGCTCGCTGCTCCTTAGCTGCCGCGACGAGGCCTAGAACAGGCTGGCTCCTCGTCGCGGTGGTTCGTGTGCCGGCCGACCGACGAGTCGAACCCCTGAAGGAAGCATCATGACGAGCGAGCAGACCACCACCGCGCACACCGAGCCCACCTACTACACCGGCGGCGTCCAGACCAGGTCGCACATGCCGATCCACAAGTACAGGCCTTTTCACGAGCAGATCAAAGTCGACCTGCCGGACCGCACCTGGCCGTCCACGGTGATCGCCAAGGCACCCCGCTGGTGCGCCGTCGACCTGCGTGACGGCAACCAGGCGCTCATCGAGCCGATGAACGCGGAGCGCAAGATGCGCATGTTCGAGCTGCTGGTACGCATGGGCTACAAGGAGATCGAGGTCGGGTTCCCGTCGGCGAGCCAGACCGACTTCGACTTCGTGCGCAAGCTGATCGATGAGGACCGCATCCCCGACGACGTGACCATCCAGGTGCTGACCCAGGCGCGCGAACACCTGATCGAGCGCACGTACGAGTCGATCAAGGGCGCCAAGCAGGCGATCGTCCATCTGTACAACTCCACGTCCATCCTGCAGCGCGAGGTCGTCTTCCGTGCCAACGAGGACGAGATACTCGACATCGCGACGCATGGAGCGATGCTCTGCCAGAAGTACGAGGAGACCATCCCGGATACCAGGGTCTTCTATGAGTACAGCCCCGAGTCCTACACCGGCACCGAGCTCGAGTACGCGGTCCGCGTGAGCAACGCCGTGCTGGACGTGTGGAAGCCCACGCCCGACCGCAAGGTCATCATCAACCTGCCCGCCACGGTCGAGATGGCGACGCCGAACGTGTATGCCGACTCGATCGAGTGGATGAACCGCCACCTGGACTACCGCGACTCCGTGGTGCTGAGCCTGCACCCCCACAACGACCGCGGCACCGCCATCGCGGCGGCTGAGCTGGGCTACATGGCCGGCGCCGACCGCATCGAGGGCTGCCTGTTCGGCAACGGCGAGCGCACCGGGAACGTGGACCTGGTGACGCTGGGCATGAACCTGTTCAGCCAGGGCATCGACCCCGAGATCGACTTCTCGGACATCGACGAGGTGCGCCGCACCGTCGAGTACTGCAACCAGATCGACGTGCACCCGCGCCACCCCTGGGGCGGCGACCTGGTCTTCACGGCCTTCTCCGGCTCCCACCAGGACGCCATCAAGAAGGGCTTGGAGGCCATGGAGGACAAGGCCGCGCGCATGGGTGCCACGGTCGACGACCTGGTCTGGGCCGTGCCGTACCTGCCGATCGATCCCAAGGACGTGGGCCGCTCCTACGAGGCCGTGATCCGCGTCAACTCGCAGTCCGGCAAGGGTGGCGTCGCGTACCTGCTCA
This genomic window contains:
- the leuA gene encoding 2-isopropylmalate synthase produces the protein MTSEQTTTAHTEPTYYTGGVQTRSHMPIHKYRPFHEQIKVDLPDRTWPSTVIAKAPRWCAVDLRDGNQALIEPMNAERKMRMFELLVRMGYKEIEVGFPSASQTDFDFVRKLIDEDRIPDDVTIQVLTQAREHLIERTYESIKGAKQAIVHLYNSTSILQREVVFRANEDEILDIATHGAMLCQKYEETIPDTRVFYEYSPESYTGTELEYAVRVSNAVLDVWKPTPDRKVIINLPATVEMATPNVYADSIEWMNRHLDYRDSVVLSLHPHNDRGTAIAAAELGYMAGADRIEGCLFGNGERTGNVDLVTLGMNLFSQGIDPEIDFSDIDEVRRTVEYCNQIDVHPRHPWGGDLVFTAFSGSHQDAIKKGLEAMEDKAARMGATVDDLVWAVPYLPIDPKDVGRSYEAVIRVNSQSGKGGVAYLLKSERHLDLPRRLQIEFSRVVQRHADELGVEMTADALWQIFEDEYLPSPDADKQWGRFALHGTRATSSETGPDTLAADIVDGGSQVTIEGSGNGPLDAFVAALGTRGVKVEVLDYAEHALTAGGDASAASYVECHIGDEIFWGVGIDPSITTATLKAIISAVNRQAR
- a CDS encoding PH domain-containing protein, which produces MADYPSALVIALVAVSVDRAARDVSGVLVFGTVAVLMTAWASAAAFRARVVVDGESLVVVNTWVTFRYPRTAIAGVASDGLSFLRVDFTDGSSRRCWAIQATNLMLMLRRRTRVDKVADEILEALGGERRVVSSEPFEVARSWSGLPIHAWVLIAIYLAMVVQWFATT
- a CDS encoding RHS repeat-associated core domain-containing protein; this encodes MTVGYYDNDLAASVTQHGVTTTYSLDALQRRATASTTSSSGTTTLVRHYADQSDSPSWAVATDTTGNVSTSWYGSSLGGDLGITLTDGVAQVQLSDIHGDVALPVTVSADGTVTDVGGYSDFDEYGNPVTITTDPDTGVIAYGWLGAKERATDTTGLLLMGVRLYNPVTGSFTSVDPVPGGNATAYTYPQDPINKYDTSGKNWWSKIKKGLRATGAWLDRNAGTIGLVLSVVGMFTCSICAGIALAGLIVGAYSAARTCAGNLRSIDCGLGVASTVAGGSGMLFGKIGRGLMSAGRARIAANGGRSVVPHIYHSVVGRATVQVGRAARHGGNALGWSSNAMSAGSAWHSRRG